The Fusarium graminearum PH-1 chromosome 2, whole genome shotgun sequence genome includes a region encoding these proteins:
- a CDS encoding extracellular elastinolytic metalloproteinase precursor: protein MRFSDSLLLIGLTGLAGAHPSRRAPNASPLSKRGLDLEAFKLAPMAEYVSQEEVPEDASVKVITKRADYTETAKDLVKATFPKAEFRMVDDHYIGTNGIGHVNFRQTVNGIDIDNADFNVNIGADGEVFSYGNSFFDGKMPGPLTKRDEKDPVDALKDTVEVLSLPVEADKAKAVKKSDKHYEFTGTSGTVSKPQAKLAYLVDDGKLKLTWRVETDVLDNWLLTYVNAAKTDEVVGVVDYVAEATYEVYPWGVNDPEKGSRSVVKDPWDSVRSEFTWQSDGTANYTTTRGNNGIAQTNPSGGSAYLNNYRPDSKSLTFEYDYSPSNSNPSSYRDASVTQLFYTANKYHDLLHALGFNEQAGNFEANNNGAGGKGNDQVILMAQDGGFTNNAMFSSPPDGQPGRMRMFLWDTSNPKRDCTFDAGVVIHEYTHGLSNRLTGGPANGGCLPGGESGGMGEGWSDFMAIAIHLKPKDTRSANKPMGDWISGKAAGIRAYPYSTSMTTNPYTYKSANGLSTVHAIGTVWATILYEVMWNLIEKHGKNDDDMPKFNGQVPTDGKYLSMKLVMDGMALQPCNPNMVQARDAIIDADTALTGGKNKCELWKGFAKRGLGTGAKYSSTSRTESFTLPSGC from the exons ATGCGCTTCTCCGATAGTCTTCTCCTGATCGGGCTCACCGGCCTGGCCGGTGCCCATCCCAGCCGAAGGGCACCCAACGCATCGCCTTTGAGCAAGCGTGGTCTTGACCTGGAGGCTTTCAAGCTTGCACCTATGGCAGAGTATGTTTCCCAGGAAGAGGTTCCTGAGGATGCTAGTGTCAAGGTTATCACCAAGCGAGCTGATTACACGGAGACGGCCAAGGACTTGGTCAAGGCCACGTTCCCCAAGGCCGAGTTCCGCATGGTTGATGATCACTACATCGGCACCAACGGTATTGGTCATGTCAACTTCAGGCAAACAGTCAACGGTATCGACATCGATAACGCTGACTTTAACGTCAAC ATAGGCGCCGATGGAGAAGTCTTCTCCTACGGAAACAGCTTCTTTGACGGAAAGATGCCTGGTCCTCTGACCAAGCGAGACGAGAAGGATCCCGTCGACGCTCTTAAGGACACTGTCGAGGTTCTTTCGCTTCCCGTTGAGGCTGATAAGgccaaggctgtcaagaagagtGACAAGCACTACGAGTTCACAGGAACATCTGGCACAGTTAGCAAGCCACAGGCTAAGCTTGCTTACCTTGTTGATGACGGCAAGCTGAAGCTCACTTGGCGAGTTGAGactgatgttctcgacaacTGGCTGTTGACTTATGTCAATGCTGCCAAGACTGACGAGGTCgtcggtgttgttgattACGTTGCCGAGGCTACCTATGAGGTTTA CCCTTGGGGTGTCAACGATCCTGAGAAAGGTTCTCGCTCCGTGGTCAAGGACCCTTGGGACTCAGTCCGATCTGAGTTCACTTGGCAGAGTGATGGCACAGCCAACTACACCACAACCCGCGGTAACAACGGTATCGCCCAGACCAACCCCTCAGGAGGTAGCGCTTACCTTAACAACTACCGCCCTGACTCCAAGTCCCTCACCTTTGAGTACGACTACTCCCCTTCCAACTCAAACCCCAGCAGCTACCGCGACGCATCCGTTACTCAGCTCTTCTACACTGCCAACAAGTACCACGATCTCCTTCATGCTCTCGGCTTCAACGAGCAAGCTGGTAACTTTGaggccaacaacaacggtgcTGGTGGTAAGGGCAATGACCAGGTTATCCTCATGGCTCAGGATGGTGGTTTCACCAACAACGCTATGTTCTCATCTCCTCCTGATGGCCAGCCTGGACGCATGAGAATGTTCTTGTGGGATACCAGCAACCCCAAGCGTGACTGCACATtcgatgctggtgttgttatCCACGAGTACACCCACGGTCTTAGCAACCGTTTGACTGGTGGTCCCGCCAACGGAGGATGTCTTCCT GGTGGCGAGTCTGGTGGTATGGGAGAGGGATGGAGTGACTTCATGGCCATTGCTATCCAcctcaagcccaaggacACTCGCTCCGCCAACAAGCCCATGGGTGACTGGATCTCTGgcaaggctgctggtatcCGTGCCTACCCCTACAGCACAAGCATGACCACCAACCCTTACACCTACAAGAGCGCCAACGGTCTCTCTACAGTGCATGCTATCGGCACGGTCTGGGCCACAATCCTCTACGAGGTCATGTGGAACTTGATTGAAAAGCACGGCAAGAACGACGATGACATGCCCAAGTTCAACGGTCAGGTCCCTACTGATGGAAAGTACCTTTCCATGAAGCTCGTCATGGACGGAATGGCTCT TCAGCCTTGCAACCCCAACATGGTCCAGGCTCGTGATGCTATCATCGATGCCGACACCGCTTTGACCGGCGGTAAGAACAAGTGTGAGCTCTGGAAGGGCTTTGCTAAGCGAGGTCTGGGTACCGGTGCCAAGTacagcagcaccagcagaACCGAGAGCTTCACCCTGCCTTCTGGCTGCTAG